The Desmonostoc muscorum LEGE 12446 genome includes a region encoding these proteins:
- a CDS encoding Uma2 family endonuclease, translating into MVREYSTQRHLPPLESGDRLTRPEFERRYAAAPHIKKAELIEGIVYVASPLRHEQHGKPHSRVITWLGVYQSLTPGVDLSVEPTVRLDLDNEPQPDAVLFIEPDAGGQTRLSSDGYIEGSPELIVEIAASSVAIDRGSKKQVYRRNGVLEYVIWQSYENQIEWFCLVDGDYQLVSPGADGIIRSQVFPGLWLAVEALLNNQMVRVLEVVQAGLKSAEHNAFVQQLKK; encoded by the coding sequence ATGGTTAGAGAGTACTCAACCCAGAGACATCTGCCTCCGCTTGAAAGTGGCGATCGCTTAACTCGCCCTGAATTTGAACGGCGTTATGCGGCTGCACCCCATATCAAGAAAGCAGAACTGATCGAAGGAATCGTTTACGTGGCATCTCCTTTAAGACATGAGCAACATGGCAAACCCCACAGTCGGGTGATAACTTGGTTAGGTGTCTACCAATCACTGACTCCCGGCGTTGACTTAAGCGTTGAACCAACCGTCAGATTAGATTTAGACAATGAACCTCAGCCAGATGCAGTGCTGTTTATTGAACCAGACGCAGGCGGACAAACTCGTTTAAGCAGCGACGGTTACATTGAAGGATCTCCCGAATTGATTGTTGAAATTGCAGCGAGTAGCGTGGCGATCGATAGAGGCAGCAAAAAGCAAGTTTATCGCCGTAATGGGGTGTTGGAGTACGTAATCTGGCAATCTTACGAGAATCAAATTGAATGGTTTTGCCTAGTTGATGGCGACTATCAATTGGTATCTCCAGGTGCAGATGGAATTATTCGCTCTCAGGTATTTCCAGGTTTGTGGTTAGCGGTGGAGGCGCTGTTAAACAATCAGATGGTGCGAGTGTTAGAGGTGGTGCAAGCCGGGTTGAAGTCAGCGGAACATAATGCGTTTGTGCAGCAGTTGAAGAAATAG
- a CDS encoding HEAT repeat domain-containing protein, with amino-acid sequence MVADHSIDFQTYLESLSEDETYRDWQDLYTPTDAIDRQRLEPKKLGRRLDFSPMMQTVPQQPEGEAPDREKIERLNILEGLRKYAPVHVLLVGKPGSGKSTALERLLWEEAQKGKQREPNQKIPVLVELRRYKTSVLDLIRDFLTRHNLNLNTREIENLLFTERFLLLVDGLNELPNDEARRDLDGFRQKYRRVTPMIFTTRYLGVGGDLGIEKKLEMQPLTEPQMQHFVRAYSEVGDEMLRQLAGRLRELAETPLLLWMLCEIFDSAKQIPTSLGELFRLFSGEYHKLKGDVPIAEGLRNWQADLLQHLAFVMMQGDNSTELRLTISKQEARNVLATFLQNKVAFSDDCARRWLEDLLKYHLIQLRTDDQIEFRHQLIQEYYAAEFLLPQLDNVSDEKLKRDYLNYLKWTEPVALMLGLVNEKEQAVRIMKLALDVDLKLGARLAGEVKREYQKKTVDLILELDIHKLLKVEFLGITHSEYTVTFLSNSLQHEDSAVRWRAAEALGEIGNQEAVSALIDALQDEDSAVRWRAAEALGKIGNQEAVSALINALHHKDESVRSSAAEALGKIGNQEAVSALINALHHKDESVRSSAAEALGKIGNQEAVSALIDALQHEDSGVRWRAAEALGKIGNQEAVSALIQEAVSALINALQHKDESVRSSAAQALGKISNQEAVSALINALQDEDESVRWRAAEALGEIGNQEAVSALINALQHEDEFVRCRAAEALGEIGNQEAVSALIKALQDKHSSVRSSAAEALGKISSQEAVSALINALQDEDYSVRWRAAEALGKIGNQEAVSALINALQDKYSFVRWRAAEALGKIGNQEAVSALIQEAVSALINALQHENESVRSSAAQALGKISNQEAVSALINALQDEDESVRWRAAEALGEIGNQEAVSALINALQDED; translated from the coding sequence ATGGTTGCAGACCACAGCATAGATTTTCAAACGTATCTAGAATCTCTCAGCGAGGACGAGACATATAGAGATTGGCAAGATTTATACACGCCAACTGATGCCATAGACCGTCAAAGACTTGAACCCAAAAAATTGGGCAGACGCTTAGATTTTAGTCCGATGATGCAAACAGTACCACAGCAACCAGAAGGTGAAGCACCAGACAGAGAAAAAATTGAACGGTTGAATATCCTCGAAGGCTTACGGAAGTACGCACCCGTCCATGTATTGCTAGTAGGAAAACCGGGTTCAGGGAAATCTACAGCTTTAGAGCGTTTGTTGTGGGAAGAAGCTCAAAAGGGGAAACAAAGAGAACCAAATCAGAAAATTCCCGTGCTAGTGGAGTTAAGACGCTACAAAACTTCGGTGCTGGATTTAATTCGAGACTTTTTGACTCGCCATAATTTAAACCTCAACACGAGAGAGATTGAAAATCTACTGTTTACAGAGCGATTTTTGTTACTTGTAGACGGTTTGAATGAATTACCCAACGATGAAGCTAGACGAGATTTAGACGGATTTCGGCAGAAATACCGCCGAGTCACGCCGATGATTTTTACTACGCGGTATTTGGGGGTGGGGGGTGATTTAGGTATTGAAAAAAAACTGGAAATGCAACCCCTCACAGAACCGCAGATGCAGCATTTTGTCCGCGCCTATTCAGAGGTGGGTGATGAAATGCTGCGACAGTTGGCTGGACGCTTGCGAGAATTGGCGGAAACGCCGCTGTTATTGTGGATGCTGTGTGAGATATTTGACTCTGCTAAACAAATTCCTACTAGTTTAGGTGAGTTGTTTCGTTTGTTCTCTGGAGAGTATCACAAACTCAAGGGAGATGTACCAATTGCTGAAGGGTTACGTAACTGGCAGGCTGATTTATTGCAGCATCTAGCATTTGTCATGATGCAAGGCGACAATTCGACTGAGTTGCGATTAACTATTTCTAAACAGGAAGCTAGGAATGTTTTAGCAACATTTTTACAGAACAAAGTAGCTTTTAGTGATGATTGTGCAAGACGCTGGCTAGAAGATTTGCTCAAGTATCACTTAATTCAATTGCGAACAGACGACCAGATTGAATTTCGCCACCAGCTGATTCAGGAATACTACGCCGCAGAATTTCTACTCCCACAGCTTGATAATGTTAGTGATGAGAAACTGAAACGGGATTATTTAAATTATTTGAAGTGGACAGAACCCGTGGCGTTGATGTTGGGGTTGGTGAATGAGAAAGAGCAAGCGGTGCGAATAATGAAGTTAGCCTTAGATGTGGATTTAAAGTTAGGTGCAAGGTTGGCAGGAGAGGTAAAGCGGGAGTATCAGAAAAAAACAGTCGATTTAATTTTAGAGTTAGACATTCATAAATTACTTAAAGTTGAGTTTTTGGGTATCACTCACTCTGAATATACCGTTACTTTTTTAAGTAATTCGTTGCAGCATGAAGATTCCGCTGTTCGTTGGAGAGCCGCAGAGGCATTAGGAGAAATCGGCAACCAAGAAGCTGTATCTGCCTTAATTGATGCTTTGCAGGATGAAGATTCCGCTGTTCGTTGGAGAGCCGCAGAGGCGTTAGGAAAAATCGGCAACCAAGAAGCTGTATCTGCCTTAATTAATGCTTTGCACCATAAAGATGAGTCTGTTCGTTCGAGTGCCGCAGAGGCGTTAGGAAAAATCGGCAACCAAGAAGCTGTATCTGCCTTAATTAATGCTTTGCACCATAAAGATGAGTCTGTTCGTTCGAGTGCCGCAGAGGCGTTAGGAAAAATCGGCAACCAAGAAGCTGTATCTGCCTTAATTGATGCTTTGCAGCATGAAGATTCCGGTGTTCGTTGGAGAGCCGCAGAGGCGTTAGGAAAAATCGGCAACCAAGAAGCTGTATCTGCCTTAATTCAAGAAGCTGTATCTGCCTTAATTAATGCTTTGCAGCATAAAGATGAGTCTGTTCGTTCGAGTGCCGCACAGGCGTTAGGAAAAATCAGCAACCAAGAAGCTGTATCTGCCTTAATTAATGCTTTGCAGGATGAAGATGAGTCTGTTCGTTGGAGAGCCGCAGAGGCGTTAGGAGAAATCGGCAACCAAGAAGCTGTATCTGCCTTAATTAATGCTTTGCAGCATGAAGATGAGTTTGTTCGTTGTAGAGCCGCAGAGGCGTTAGGAGAAATCGGCAACCAAGAAGCTGTATCTGCCTTAATTAAAGCTTTACAGGATAAACATTCCTCTGTTCGTTCGAGTGCCGCAGAGGCGTTAGGAAAAATCAGCAGCCAAGAAGCTGTATCTGCCTTAATTAATGCTTTGCAGGATGAAGATTACTCTGTTCGTTGGAGAGCCGCAGAGGCGTTAGGAAAAATCGGCAACCAAGAAGCTGTATCTGCCTTAATTAATGCTTTGCAGGATAAATATTCCTTTGTTCGTTGGAGAGCCGCAGAGGCGTTAGGAAAAATCGGCAACCAAGAAGCTGTATCTGCCTTAATTCAAGAAGCTGTATCTGCCTTAATTAATGCTTTGCAGCATGAAAATGAGTCTGTTCGTTCGAGTGCCGCACAGGCGTTAGGAAAAATCAGCAACCAAGAAGCTGTATCTGCCTTAATTAATGCTTTGCAGGATGAAGATGAATCTGTTCGTTGGAGAGCCGCAGAGGCGTTAGGAGAAATCGGCAACCAAGAAGCTGTATCTGCCTTAATTAATGCTTTGCAGGATGAAGATTAA
- a CDS encoding glycosyltransferase family 39 protein, whose protein sequence is MINIPKLTKVDLLVLLFVFIIALIHVPFPFAGDQALFTTGAVEMQQGKVLYRDFWDLKQPGIYYFYFLAGTLFGFNEIGIHICELIYMMLFAVILQLTLKSYFRHQIIASLVPLLTVGAYYVSSYHRQFAQVEGLVGFPLFLSLWLTYKSFNQEGKRRFIQLLFSGLIGGIVLIFKLLFLPILVAFWLTLLIHSLVIKHQNFPKIFIEICLPIFIGIISPILVVFSYFAETNSLAIVYKTFFVYPGQVVANGKFNLSKLLFGTAWFLKNFVSLVLIATVAVNVSLRKDKNLLTLLLVVWFVLGLGVIFIQTRSLWGYHYLLLFVPTGILATKGLDILWQPFKQLSSPLIKILVSFLFLLPLLLNFQFKSVALIKNNFALTEDTRLKYQTVFREDYTSLRSEVKFLSQAGSLPGEIFVAGDPSIYYLSGRTQATSLNAWSLELFVSDQWPQLLQELDLSKPPYIFISDDYQTLIKEEFPKILELIEKKYHILSKGNDGIWYIVN, encoded by the coding sequence GTGATTAATATTCCTAAATTAACTAAAGTTGACCTTTTAGTTTTGCTTTTTGTTTTCATAATTGCTTTAATACATGTACCTTTTCCATTTGCAGGAGATCAAGCACTATTTACAACAGGTGCTGTGGAAATGCAACAAGGAAAGGTACTCTATCGAGATTTTTGGGATTTAAAGCAACCTGGAATTTATTACTTTTATTTCTTAGCAGGAACTTTATTTGGTTTTAATGAGATTGGCATTCATATCTGTGAACTTATTTATATGATGCTTTTCGCAGTAATATTGCAACTGACTCTAAAAAGCTATTTTCGGCATCAGATCATAGCAAGTTTAGTACCTTTATTAACCGTTGGTGCTTACTATGTTTCTTCATATCATCGGCAATTTGCTCAAGTAGAAGGGCTAGTTGGGTTTCCTTTATTTTTATCTCTTTGGCTGACTTATAAATCTTTTAATCAGGAAGGAAAACGAAGATTTATTCAACTTTTATTCTCAGGCTTGATAGGGGGAATTGTCCTGATATTTAAATTACTATTTTTGCCTATATTGGTTGCTTTTTGGCTAACCCTATTGATTCATTCTCTAGTCATCAAACACCAAAATTTTCCAAAAATCTTTATTGAAATTTGTTTGCCAATTTTTATAGGAATTATCTCTCCTATTCTAGTTGTTTTCAGTTACTTTGCTGAGACGAATAGTTTAGCAATTGTATATAAGACATTTTTTGTATATCCAGGTCAAGTGGTTGCCAATGGTAAATTTAATTTATCTAAGTTACTTTTTGGAACAGCATGGTTCTTAAAGAATTTTGTCAGTTTAGTTTTAATTGCTACTGTTGCAGTCAATGTTTCCTTGCGTAAAGATAAGAATTTATTGACTTTGCTACTTGTTGTTTGGTTTGTTTTGGGGCTGGGTGTTATTTTTATACAAACTAGGTCACTCTGGGGTTACCATTATTTACTATTATTTGTACCTACAGGGATTTTAGCAACTAAAGGTTTAGATATATTATGGCAGCCTTTCAAGCAACTGAGTTCCCCACTAATTAAGATTCTAGTGTCATTTTTGTTTTTATTACCTTTATTATTAAATTTTCAATTCAAGAGTGTTGCTCTAATTAAGAATAATTTTGCCTTAACTGAAGATACACGATTGAAATATCAAACTGTATTTAGAGAAGACTATACATCGCTTCGTTCAGAGGTGAAATTTCTCTCTCAAGCAGGAAGTTTGCCTGGTGAGATTTTTGTTGCTGGCGACCCGTCTATTTACTACTTATCTGGTCGGACTCAAGCAACATCACTAAATGCATGGTCACTTGAACTTTTTGTATCTGACCAATGGCCGCAACTTCTACAAGAGTTAGATTTATCCAAGCCTCCTTATATATTTATTAGTGATGATTATCAAACTCTCATTAAAGAAGAGTTTCCCAAGATTTTAGAATTGATTGAGAAAAAATATCATATTTTATCCAAAGGCAATGATGGTATTTGGTATATTGTAAACTGA
- a CDS encoding class I fructose-bisphosphate aldolase yields MTTTLIETNSIESLLGKEAEDLLTYKAKVSQDLLHLPGPDFVDRVWINSDRNPQVLRNLQLLYSTGRLANTGYLSILPVDQGIEHSAAASFAPNPIYFDPENIVKLAIAAECNAVASTLGVLGIVSRKYAHKIPFIVKINHNELLTFPNQFDQVLFADVEQAWNLGAAAVGATIYFGSDQSTRQIREISQAFKRAHELGMATILWCYLRNNAFKQDKDYHLAADLTGQANHLGVTIEADIIKQKLPECNNGYGAVVKATGKSYGKTDERVYTELTTDHPIDLTRYQVLNCYSGRAGLINSGGATSKNDFAEAVRTAVINKRAGGSGLISGRKTFQRPFEEGVKLFHAIQDVYLSPDVTIA; encoded by the coding sequence ATGACTACAACGCTCATAGAGACTAATTCTATCGAGTCATTGCTAGGTAAAGAGGCAGAAGACCTGCTTACTTACAAAGCAAAGGTTTCTCAGGATTTATTACATTTGCCAGGGCCGGATTTTGTAGATCGAGTTTGGATTAATAGCGATCGCAATCCTCAAGTATTGCGTAATCTTCAGTTACTCTATTCTACTGGTCGTTTGGCAAACACAGGCTATCTGTCTATTCTCCCGGTAGACCAAGGCATCGAACATTCCGCCGCTGCCTCTTTTGCGCCGAATCCGATTTACTTTGACCCAGAAAATATTGTCAAGTTAGCGATCGCCGCAGAATGCAATGCTGTTGCTAGCACTTTGGGAGTATTGGGTATCGTATCACGGAAATATGCCCATAAGATTCCCTTTATTGTCAAAATCAATCACAACGAATTGCTCACCTTCCCCAATCAATTTGACCAGGTATTGTTTGCTGATGTCGAACAAGCTTGGAATTTAGGCGCGGCTGCGGTTGGTGCAACAATTTACTTTGGTTCAGACCAGTCTACCAGGCAAATTCGAGAAATCAGCCAAGCCTTTAAACGCGCCCATGAATTAGGCATGGCGACTATTCTCTGGTGCTATCTGCGGAACAACGCTTTTAAACAAGATAAAGATTACCACCTTGCAGCCGACCTCACCGGACAAGCAAATCATTTAGGTGTAACCATTGAAGCCGACATCATTAAACAAAAGTTACCAGAGTGTAACAATGGTTATGGAGCAGTTGTCAAAGCTACTGGTAAGAGTTACGGCAAAACCGACGAACGAGTTTACACAGAATTAACAACAGACCACCCAATTGATTTGACTCGTTACCAAGTACTTAATTGCTACTCTGGACGTGCGGGGCTGATTAATTCTGGTGGCGCCACCAGCAAAAATGACTTCGCCGAAGCAGTTCGCACCGCCGTCATTAACAAACGCGCTGGTGGTTCGGGATTAATTTCTGGACGTAAGACATTCCAGCGCCCCTTTGAAGAAGGTGTGAAGTTATTTCACGCCATTCAAGATGTTTACCTATCACCAGATGTGACCATAGCTTAG
- a CDS encoding glycoside hydrolase family 31 protein: MPQYFGQLHTTEPAWSILGAVQAIQQDDRHILLKCGNPCLKISILAPNLIRVRMTPTGEFLPRRSWAVAQADEEWSKVPFQVHEKAETIKITTEQLSVVISRNPCRIKCFDSAGQPFAQDADMGMGWRTGTVAGWKRIETDEHFYGFGEPTGLLDQRSQVRTNWTSDALDYGILTDSMYQAIPFFIALRPGLGYGLFFNTTFWSRFDLGAQQPGVWGMETQGSELDYYIIYGPEPAKILQTYTQLTGRMPLPPRWSLGYHQCRWSYESQDIVQKLAHEFRQRQIPCDVIHLDIDYMNGYRVFTWSPKRFANPKELIQNLKEDGFKLATIVDPGVKYEPEADYKVFDEGLKNDYFIRKTNGQLFHGYVWPDKAVFADYLRQEVRDWWGSLLKSLTEVGVAGIWNDMNEPALDDRPFGDPGNKISFPLDAVQGPSDERTTHAETHNVYGLMMAQASYQALAKSRPTERSFFLTRSGFAGIQRWSAVWTGDNQSLWEHLEMSIPMLCNLGLSGIGFVGADIGGFAGNATAELFARWMQLGMLYPLMRAHSALTTAQHEPWTFGDRVEKICREYIQLRYRLLPYIYTLFWEAATTGAPILRPLLYHFPNDPTTFATADQVMLGSSLLAAPIYRPGVEHRAVYLPQGRWYDWWSGEAFTGPTHILAHAPLEKMPLYVRGGSIIPMIPVMQYVDERPIDQMRLRIWKGVGEFTLYEDDGHTFEYKTGAFCTTTYRVYLQGEQTIVEIEAREGEFSPATREIIVELVGVGEQSFIDDGTAHQLKFSI, translated from the coding sequence ATGCCGCAATACTTTGGACAATTGCACACAACTGAGCCGGCTTGGTCAATTCTGGGAGCAGTACAAGCAATACAACAAGACGATCGCCATATCCTTTTAAAATGCGGCAATCCCTGTCTGAAAATTAGCATTCTAGCACCGAACTTAATTCGGGTACGGATGACCCCAACAGGTGAATTTTTACCCAGGCGATCGTGGGCAGTGGCACAGGCGGATGAAGAATGGTCTAAAGTGCCGTTTCAGGTACACGAAAAAGCAGAGACTATAAAAATTACAACTGAGCAATTGTCTGTTGTCATCTCCCGCAATCCTTGTCGTATCAAGTGCTTCGACTCAGCAGGACAGCCCTTTGCCCAGGACGCAGACATGGGGATGGGGTGGCGCACTGGTACTGTTGCTGGGTGGAAACGCATAGAAACCGACGAACATTTTTATGGTTTCGGTGAACCCACTGGCTTGCTAGATCAGCGATCGCAAGTGAGAACCAACTGGACATCTGATGCGCTTGATTACGGGATTTTAACAGACAGCATGTATCAGGCGATTCCCTTTTTTATCGCCTTGCGTCCGGGATTAGGCTACGGACTTTTTTTCAATACTACTTTTTGGAGCCGATTCGATCTCGGCGCCCAGCAGCCTGGAGTCTGGGGGATGGAAACTCAAGGCAGTGAACTAGATTACTACATTATTTATGGGCCAGAACCCGCAAAAATTCTCCAGACGTACACCCAGCTAACCGGACGAATGCCCTTACCACCTCGATGGTCATTAGGTTACCACCAGTGTCGCTGGAGTTATGAATCACAAGATATAGTACAAAAACTGGCGCATGAATTTCGTCAGCGGCAAATTCCCTGTGATGTGATCCATTTAGATATTGACTATATGAACGGCTACAGGGTTTTTACCTGGAGTCCCAAACGATTTGCTAATCCGAAAGAATTAATCCAAAATCTCAAAGAAGATGGCTTTAAACTAGCAACAATTGTTGATCCAGGGGTCAAGTACGAGCCAGAGGCAGATTACAAAGTCTTTGATGAGGGATTAAAGAACGATTATTTTATCCGTAAAACCAATGGCCAGCTATTTCACGGCTATGTTTGGCCTGACAAAGCTGTGTTTGCTGATTATCTGCGGCAAGAAGTTCGAGATTGGTGGGGAAGTTTACTAAAGAGCCTAACTGAGGTTGGTGTTGCCGGCATCTGGAATGACATGAATGAACCGGCACTAGACGATCGCCCATTTGGTGACCCTGGTAACAAAATTTCCTTTCCCCTTGATGCAGTCCAAGGGCCAAGTGATGAGAGAACTACCCACGCTGAAACCCATAATGTGTATGGGCTAATGATGGCACAGGCATCTTATCAGGCACTTGCAAAATCCCGCCCGACAGAACGCTCTTTTTTCTTAACACGCTCCGGATTCGCTGGTATTCAGCGTTGGTCAGCAGTATGGACAGGAGACAATCAATCTCTGTGGGAACACTTAGAAATGTCCATACCAATGCTGTGTAATCTGGGGTTGTCAGGCATTGGCTTTGTGGGCGCTGATATTGGGGGGTTTGCGGGGAATGCGACGGCGGAATTATTTGCTCGTTGGATGCAGCTAGGAATGCTTTATCCCTTGATGCGGGCACATTCAGCATTAACCACAGCACAACATGAACCTTGGACATTTGGCGATCGCGTTGAAAAAATTTGCCGCGAATATATTCAACTCCGTTATCGATTACTGCCCTACATTTACACCCTTTTCTGGGAAGCTGCAACCACTGGCGCACCAATTCTGCGCCCCCTGCTTTATCATTTTCCCAATGATCCCACGACTTTCGCCACCGCAGACCAAGTAATGCTTGGTTCATCATTACTCGCAGCACCAATTTATCGCCCCGGTGTTGAACATCGTGCTGTATATTTACCTCAAGGTCGCTGGTATGACTGGTGGAGTGGTGAGGCTTTTACAGGGCCAACCCACATCTTGGCACACGCACCACTTGAGAAAATGCCATTATACGTCCGTGGTGGCTCCATTATTCCCATGATACCAGTCATGCAATACGTAGATGAACGTCCCATAGACCAAATGAGGCTACGGATTTGGAAGGGCGTAGGTGAATTTACCCTTTATGAAGATGACGGTCATACATTTGAGTATAAAACAGGAGCCTTTTGCACAACAACTTACCGCGTTTATTTACAAGGTGAACAAACCATTGTTGAAATTGAAGCCAGAGAAGGAGAGTTTTCACCTGCAACGCGTGAAATTATTGTGGAGTTAGTCGGCGTTGGCGAACAGAGTTTTATTGATGATGGCACGGCACATCAGTTAAAGTTCTCTATTTAA